AGCCATTATTATTCATCTGtgggccgtattgcctaacctTTCTGATGCTCAGAGGCGGCCCAGGACGAAAATTTGGCGTGGTCAAGAAAAATTTTGCGAGGCCCTATGATGGCAAACCACATATTAGATGACGGATGTTTAAATGAGCGAAAAACGAGACTTTGGAGGCGCGAGGCCCCTCAGACCGCGAGGCCGTGGGCGCTTATgctgacgctcgcgattgcaatcaaatgtcagATTTTGCCTGATTTCGCCtcgatttcgcatacaaaagctgtcatttgattgtgatcgcgagcgtcagaaacgttagacaatacgcctgtatttaatcattttgtaatgcacatttttattcactcattcaataATTCATTcgcgccagctcttgtgaatcttgtggatgtaggtatgtacagaTGTACAGTAAcatcagggctactacgaaactcgaaactcgaagttcgtatcttaccgtcccgctcgctctcgtactatacagcataagtgtcaaagggaccgcaagacacgaacttcgagtttcgattttcgtagtagccctgcatgTACTATGATAAGTCTATCTATGACTATGAATGGTTGCGTTTGCGAGGTACACGGTCGACTTTTGTTTTTAGCCGCCAAAATGTAGTGTCGGAAAGTGGTCGGAAACCTGACACACGATTTGCATAGGTATCTAACCATGTCAGACAGAATAAAGAGGATAATTGATCAAATAGTGGGTACAAAAGCAAGCATGTTCCGAAAGCCACGTCTACGCCGCCTAaacttactacgaagtgcaaaattcgaacttcgtatattgccTTCTAaatttttgtagtaggtaaCCCCCTATTTTCCGAGCTTGTCTGCACTGTatatagggttgccatatggaATAATTAAATGTCCTgataaaaatcctgacatcCCCCTAAAAGTACACTGACaggtactgcagggctactacgaaactcgaagttcgtgtcgtgcggtccctctgacacttatactatttaatacgagagcgagagagacggtacgatacaaacttcgagtctCGATTTTAGTATAGTAGCCTTGCTGACATTTTCTTGTAACAGATTTGGCATGGCTTTTAGCGTAGATTGTATTTTATCTCattcaaaattgttttgaaattaatattattcgttttgttGAGTTCTTGCTAATTACAATAATCATTtcatatattaaaaattaaaactattaaaacttttataataaatgtatcatgaaaagatagatttttttatttattatttatttcatgggGCATTTCAGAAAATCTTGCCACTTGCCAAGTCCGGCCGCAATCCTGGAAAAGAAGTGGAAAAGGGTCAAAAATCCtaacagaattttgggatcactgttcactgttaaggttaatcgccgcataaaacactatcaaaattatacttcaactagccaaagaaacagaactagcaaaattagatattgtctacatccgccatcttcgaatgctacaaatcgaatcccgaacttcgagtttcgtagtagccctgctgacatgTCCCGGTCCCGACAAATCCTGGCCATAGATGAGTGTGTGTGTTCCTGGCGTATGGCAGCCCTAAGGAAATAGTCGcctttatttgaaatttaaataattgatagatttaaaaaaaaagacaattaccaaattaacttaaataatatgtttttgtacaTTAAAATCCTCACAAAATTTTCGTTACTTAATTCTTTCGTAGTTAAACGAAACGCTTTGTCGGCCATATTTCTCGACACTCGCGACGTTTGCGTAGCAAGCAAACGTCAACAATTCGTTTACGACTTTCAGAAAATAGGCATCCGCAtcttaaatattttcaagtgaGAAGTTAATTTTAATCTTTAGGGGatctgtttttgttttaatgtacAATGAATAGAACTGACGGCTTGGTGCAACGTAGAAACGTTGTGAAAGACAGTAGTTCGGATGGTAATTTGAAAGAAAACCACGACATCGATGATAAGAAAAATGATAAAAGCTACGATGACGGTGATTCAAAAGAAACACGATTGACGTTAATGGAAGAAGTATTACTTTTAGGATTAAAGGACAAAGAGGTAATGTGTTTGATGGATTATTATAACTATACGAACGTCGGGATGTAAGGACATCTCAAATAAGCAAGGGCTTATTGTGCATGTTTGTTACGAATGTTTCAGGGTTACACATCGTTTTGGAATGACTGCATATCCAGCGGACTAAGAGGATGTATTCTAATTGAACTGGGCCTGAGAGGCCGTGTAGAACTAGAGAGGGCTGGCATGAGGAGAAAGGGGCTTTTATCAAGAAAAGTCATTGTAAAATCAGGTAATATGAATGGCCTCTCACTTGTTTACCagtgttcttattttattttatttcttgagAGTATGCAGAtagtaaaaatacatacaatattGTAATACAAGTAACATACAATATTGTAACAAATCTAGTGTGCTTTATATGTTTCtgtattattatataagtatgctaTTATCTATTTAAAACGGAAATTAACATGATAAGCCTCTAGTTACCCTATTGTAAATTTTGTATAGGAAATCTGGCCTTAAAGCATTCAGGCTTAATTGCCATTACTTAAACCCAGCATTTTATTGCCACATAATCATTTTTTATTGCTGTATATTAGTTGATAGTTTTTAGGAGAATAATTTTTGGCTGTTCAATAAACAAAAATCTTATTAGAATGTTGTTAAGGTGCTTTatcttacaaataaaaacttattagaTATGCAACTTTGCATTTGTCATACAGTCAACAGAAATCCTGTTCCTTAAGAGTGGACTTTTGCTTCAGGTAGTCTTTATTACTTAACTCTGCTGTTTCTTTGttcatcatttaaaaatatgtgatgcttaaactaaaacaaactgTCAGCGGGAGATGAtggtttatgtatgtatgtatgaaaactttttactgtacaaagtaagtaaacaaacacaattgacaaacattcagaTATACATGTATATTTAAGGGTTTAatgcttttttataaaatgttacttaacATGTATATTACTGTATCGCTTTTTTTAGCTCTAAATTTTAACATTACCTGATGTATTAAATGGCATTCTGGGATATATAGGTAttccattttatttaatgtaaaatttcaaaaatatatgtataaattagtTACAAATCAAGAATGGGTTTACCGTCTTTGCTTGACCTCAGAATCCTCAGAGTTGATAATATggcttattaaattaatatatttacacacacatcacacacgCACACGCTTAACGCCAATAATTTGCTTTATGCTGACGTCATGCAGTTATCGAGCAAACTGGGCGGTTTTTTAAAGAGTTTTTACAATGTATATGATTTCAATTTTGTAATATGAGAATATTTGGCACGAAATGACAAGAActtgttgattttattttgcttaatagaCATCCAATAAgcatattttgtgtttttcgCGCAGGTATTCTAAAGAATGGAAAAATGTCCGAAATGTAAAACGTTTAACTGTTTACAGTCTCATCGTGGTTCTAAGTCTATTTGGAAGGGGAAAGAATGTCATGAAAGATAGTTACCTAAGAATAAACCTCAATAAACATTTCTCTTCAAATTTCTTATTACATGATGTATGTACTAAGACTGTATTAAATTCAGTGGTTTATGATTATTTTGATgacaactcaaaaaatattatactcgAGTTGTTATTTCACATTTACTGTCAGGTTTACCATTACCATCCAAAATACTGAAATGTCAAACCTATCACTTTAAAAACACGTTCAATCTGTTTCAGATACTCCTACGGGTGATGTCCTGCTGGATGAAGCTTTGAAGCATATGAAAGAAACTGAGCCTCCAGAATCTGTGCAGAGTTGGATAGAATATCTAAGTGgtacttattaaattactagagtttatatttacacacacacacacacacgcacacgcacacgcacacgcacacgcgcacacgccgaaaacgccgatgggcgtctaatttagctttccctggatgccgctgacgccgatgggcgtctgttctgcagaaacgtcggcatcgcagcaaagtacgtaatctgtcgcgcggcaatgaatgggttaaagagctttacagactgcaatgcaggatattgaatagatttcttttccttgaatggcaacactagcatagataatagattgctcgtttttggctcgaaatacgaacttgtgattttattttgcttaatatacataatgtacacatccaatatcatattttgtcaagtttttcgcgattcccaaggtcaaagaatcaaattgctttaaaattccagagaaataatgcgttgtttgggagaaacgtgtcaaaatggtgttgtagagcgccatcctgctctgtctcgttttttttcccgttctggcggttcacttttatattatagaaactgacatgagcttctatgggtgtgtagatgaaaaaaaagggtcggtatttccatgtcggtattatcagAGTCgttaaagagtgtcacctgtcaaaacgatcaaGTCACCAAAGACACATCAATTcttttttaacatatttattctggactatggaacaacccgtaaacGACCCGACTGTCGTAATTAGGCGGTAAAGAAACtctaattttttgaaattaattgatgcaacttaaaaatctgataaattttttctgtttattagaaaggttattcctatcgataaaaaatgtttcaagcgtttctaaatttttcagacattccccattgttTTTTATCTGATTTTGTAATTCCAACAAtctttgattttgttttagGTGAAACATGGAATCCAATGAAACTTAAATATCAGCTCAAGAATGTCCGTGAAAGGCTGGCTAAGAATTTAGTTGAAAAGGGAGTTTTAACAACTGAGAAACAAAATTTCCTGCTATTTGACATGACTACTCATCCATTGACCGACAATGTGGTCAAATGCCGCTTGGTTAAAAAGGtatgttgaaataataataaatcattctCAATGCACACTGAACTATTGTGGGgcagaaaatttatttgataataaATGAGTTGATTGGAGCTAAACCTTTAGTAGCATATTAAGTACCAACTTATGAAGTTCTAAATGAATTTTGATCTTTTCATCAAATCggaacataaaaaattaaaatgaaagttGCTATTCCAAACACTTGTATTTGTATACAAATACAAGTGTGAAATATAAACTGCCAACTGcctagaaaatttatttttaaactttaagttGTGATGCTGTTCAATGTTGGATTTCTTTAGAATAAAATAGCAAAggtaaaacttaattattttagtttataccCACTATTATGGAATGTAGTGTAATAAATGGACTTGAATATACTGTAAATATCATACCATATCATTATCAGTAGGTACATTAGAGTACTCTACTCTAGTTgggtaaaaaaagttaataatgaGAAGTGTAGCATCCTCTGGGGAGTTGATATTATCACAACATCAgtcaattagaaataataaaattatcaagCCAGTGTCGAGAAATATTGGAAAAGTTGTCATTTAATAACAAAGgtttatttatatgaatattTCTTAAATGATATCTATCACATTTACAACGAGTCAAAAGTTACAATTTAGCCTTTTTTTACAGTTTcatgtttaatattttactatacctatcctactaatattataaatgcgaaagtatgttgTTACTCCTCGTTAAAATGGCTGGACAAGtttatatgaaatttgacatgtacCTAACCAACTGGACAAAGCCGCGGGTAGAgtagtattttatattttaaagattAAATCGTCAGGTGACAACCAAAAGTCACTAATtgtggggctactacgaaattcgaaaatcgaagttcgtgtcgttctgtCCCTCTGAGactcatactatttaatacgagagtgagacggatggtacgatacgaacttcgaatttcggagtaggccctctgcaaaaaaataattagtggaACATTAACTTTGCAATGCTAGACATAAGTTTAATTATCCCTCTTGACTTTAAGTGTTAATTCTGCTTGTCAACTGACGAAATTGTGTTTGCTTAAAGGGGATTAAAATACTATGCTCAATttctttgttgttgtttgtttagtTCTTCAGTCAATGCACACTTACTATTAAAGTATTTCATCTATTAGGTATCATTATAATAGGTTTCCAAACATTTCGCCGCGACGCCCCTGTGCGTCGCGACGTTTTgcattataacataattgtatTGGATACCAAACTTATTGTTTGGCATGAAACAGGATGCATAATATGCAAAATATTGCATTGTTTTGCCATATTTAGGTTAAATTTCATAACAGTATATTGTTTTCACCCCCTGAGATACTTGAGTAAACTTGTTTGTTTACATACCTAGTTTACACAACTAGGTTTTGCCCGCTGTTTTGTCCTGTGCCTGTCGATTTTTGGAGTATAGAGTGGAATGATATCaatttatgtatttgtttttaaggttccgtagccaaaatgccaaaaagGGAAGCCTTATagtatcgccatgtctgtctgtccgtccgcggctttgctcaggggctatcaatgctagaaagctataattttgcatgaatatatatgttaactatgccgacaaaatggtacaataaaaaaaatcaaaaacaaattttttttagagtacctcccatagacgcaaagcggggtgttttttttttctcatccaatcttgtagtgtggggtatcgttggataggtcttttaacaccattacggggttgctaaaacgatttttcgattcagtgatttgtttgcaaaatattcaactttaaagtgcaaattttcaataaaattgagcgtcccctccccctctaaaatctaaaccggtgggtggaaaaaattgaaaaaaatcaggatggtagtaagtatatcaaacctacaagaaaaactataacggttaagttttcttgagaattattagtagattaagagtaaatagtagcctaaagcctaaggtataaaatatacctaaacttggaatattgcgtacaaaatacgaaatccttagaaaaatattacttaattttttcgtaatggctacggtgtccaacacgctcttggccggttttaaaatAATGCCTACATACAATGCAGAAATGAATTTTCCATTAGTAGTAAGTTCCTAGAGTATAGTAGGTAGCTAACTTTTCAAAACTTCCACTTAACAGCCATTGCatggattttttaaataaaatccatCATTTATTGCACATGAATTTTTGTGCAGTAGGTATAACCTATCTGTTGTCTAGttgtaaatgaaaatatttcgtCTATGGCATTCACATTTACTGTTTTATCGTAGAGAATGTGATTTGTCataatagcttttgcccgcagctttaTCTGCCAAAAacttgtttatcgctatccagcGGGAATTGTgtaattttcctggataaaaactattctatgtccttcccagagtctcaaactatctgcatagtttttatctcaattggttcagcggtttaagtgtAAAATGGTAAtggacagacagagttactttagCATTTATTACATTGCATTGTCACTGTTGACCATAGACAGACATTTAAACAGTGAACAATACCTCTCCCTGCAGCCGGATAAAAAGAAGTCAAAACAGCGAGACTTACTATGATTGATTTAGCAGctaaacatgaaaaaataaaacatggatAAGTGcgcgcaaaaaaaaatactaaacgaTAATTTCATAACATTACTATATCTGTAGATTATTCTGTTTCTGCTGTTACTTCCAGTCGCGTACTAAATTGTAGTTTGATCTGACAGTGAGTTGTTATATTCCAGGTGCAGGAAGCTGCCCTCCGGCGCTCGATCACAGACGTGGCTCACGCCGACAAGCGGTCGCTGGCGCTGCTAATGCTGGCTCACTCAGCTGATGTCCTCGAAAACGCCTTCGCGCCTCTCTCTGACGAGGACTACGAACTGGCTACGAGACGCGTACGAGCCCTCCTGGACTTAGACTTCGAAGCCGAAGCCATGCGACCGGAAGCTTGCGAAATCATGTGGGCGGTGTTCGCAGCGTTTactaaataacaaatattaatcGGATAGGGAAAATGTTTCTTAAACTCAAAGAAACTTGAATATTTGCTGtctgttttaaatttgtacagACGGTATTACTCTCATGGCAGTAGCAAGTGAACTGTCGTGGCTTGTCATTATTTAGCCGAAATTAAAAACCTTTGGATCTATTGGAGCTCATAAAGCAGTGATCATTTGAATATGGAAAAGTGAGAAAAGAGATTTTTGAAGGATAGATAAGTGACGCCCTGGTATTCATTTTTGCGCATAGAAATTACATTTCTTTTGATTACTGATAAAGTGACTACTAATGGCACAACTTACGTGTAGCATTGATTTAAACTACATTATTTGAACGCACTCTGTCgaaatttgtattatatttataagttgCCCAGTTACGCTTCCAGCATGGAAAcacgaaaattaaaatgtacttTAACATGCGCTTAGTTTTGATGCTATTATCTGAGAACTTATACACTATTATTGAGGTCTGTTTGTTGATTTGAGTATTCCAGTTGATGTATTATGGTAGTTTAATAGTCCTTTTAgtgttattatatattttttatctgtgagtATAAAGAATTCTGTGAATGTCTGTATATGCATTATTATGTTGTCTTATGCTTTAGGCTAAAATTATGGTTTTAGAAATAAGAACGCTTGCCTTGCATTATTCTAATTTAATCTTAACTTTACTATCAAATCTGGCAAGTAGCACCCGctgattatttcaaaatttattacGGTTTGTATCCATCTACACAAtctaaaatcattattttgttatCTCGCTTATGACGCGTGTAGTactaatttgtaatttaattatgttttggtcttacttaaatatattttcttttaagtGATACTGTTTTTCGTATACATTAATGTGGATTGGTGTTTTCAAAAGAAAAGTTTTCATTTACTACGTAAGTACACAAAACGCAGCTTTTAGTGCCATGGTATTTTTTGTCCATAGCCTCTAGATAAGACTTCTATTAGAGTAAACGCTGTAATACGTGCGAAATATCATCTTTTCTAACGCGCAAACCTTACGTATTCAATTGGTAAACTtagaattaaaacatagaactTATAGGAGTTTTATCTATGGGTACAGGTGCTTTCACTTGCATCAAGCACAATCTAGATAATGTGCATTCTcgtatttatttacgaaacatgTGACTATACTATATTAATTATACTAAACTCAAAACCTCATTAAGCACTGTCAACACAGAGGTCGTTTGgaaaatatcaattaaaaacCAGAGACGGTTATTGCATAAGAATCACCCGTTTTGGAATGGGGATGCCTAGTTATAATTAGCGTAAATTTTAATTGTGGTGTAAAATAAGTTTCATTCTATTTATCTTTTGTTTCCGTGTTATGTTGggacattgtttttatattgtacATAGTCTCTTAAAAAGATAAAACAAATCGAAAACGAAATTTATAATTGATTGAACGTGTATAAAATAGCTATATAATACATGTAAtggtattaaaattattgaaatatatTCATTAGTACCTATTAATTTCGTAATTTTTAGTTTGGCCCCGCTAGACATATGTTTTACTTCTGCGGCCAGTCAAAATTACCCGTTATTACCAGAGAGCGTAATTTTCATGGCCTTTTTTGACCtgtcacttatcgactctacctaaatgatatcaATATATTAGACTTTTAGACTGTCGTAATcttatcatgttatgtagagcgttctttttccgcgtacaataatattgatatttgactgtaaaagaagtacTTAGTTGAAATCCggaaaatttgaagaaaaaaattgttagcatttacaacagaagaatttcaacattaaaattaaaaaaaaactgaactgaaattattaaattagcaattgttatccattcattattcattgcatacctatgtctatttcacatttgcAACTGCTCGAAagaaggccgcctattgtttacctctatCGTTTCGATAATCGATAATCGAACTACCTATATGTATATTGTGTATTTGATTCAGCCATCCATATTTACGTACAGGTAAATGGAAACTATATTAGTTTATCGACTATCGGTTACTTGGAAGTGACATACGAGTACAGTTAACAAGTCGAGACAAGTGCGCGAGCATTGTAGCGCGGGTGGCGGGAGAGGCACACGCGGGTCGAGCGGGCGTAGTA
Above is a window of Choristoneura fumiferana chromosome 18, NRCan_CFum_1, whole genome shotgun sequence DNA encoding:
- the sau gene encoding Golgi phosphoprotein 3 homolog sauron, whose product is MNRTDGLVQRRNVVKDSSSDGNLKENHDIDDKKNDKSYDDGDSKETRLTLMEEVLLLGLKDKEGYTSFWNDCISSGLRGCILIELGLRGRVELERAGMRRKGLLSRKVIVKSDTPTGDVLLDEALKHMKETEPPESVQSWIEYLSGETWNPMKLKYQLKNVRERLAKNLVEKGVLTTEKQNFLLFDMTTHPLTDNVVKCRLVKKVQEAALRRSITDVAHADKRSLALLMLAHSADVLENAFAPLSDEDYELATRRVRALLDLDFEAEAMRPEACEIMWAVFAAFTK